One Phaseolus vulgaris cultivar G19833 chromosome 2, P. vulgaris v2.0, whole genome shotgun sequence DNA window includes the following coding sequences:
- the LOC137811653 gene encoding probable potassium transporter 17 isoform X2, with the protein MEIHVDHPSLNEVVVNVSGDSASDARRLHPTNHAFSPQQQRQQQQQKEGNQRRDSLVLAYKTLGVVFGGLVTSPLYVYPSMPLKHPTEDDYLGIYSIMFWTLTLIGVVKYANVAIRADDHGEGGTFALYSLLCRHVGIGILPSKHVGLNTTKDVQKSTLLARFFQTSLVARRLLLFVAMLGTCMLIGDGILTPAISVLSAMDGLRAPFPSVSKSLVEALSSVVLIVLFLLQKFGTSRVSFLFSPIMGAWTLSTPLVGIYSIIHHYPSIFKALSPHYIFHFFLRNGKSGWLLLGGTVLCITGSEAMFADLGHFNQKSIQLAFLFTIYPSLVLTYAGQTAYLIKHPNDHDDGFYKFIPTSVYWPIFIISTSAAVVASQSLISATFSVIKQSVVLDYFPRVKVVHTSKNKEGEVYSPEVNYILMVLCVAVILIFGDGKDIGNAFGVVVSLVMLITTILLTLVMIMIWRTPAVLVALYFVVFFVMEGVYVSAVFTKFAEGGWIPFAISFILAFIMFGWFYGRQRKTDYELTHKITFERLEELLADSSVKRVPGLCFFYTNIQEGLTPILGHYIKNMKSLHKVTVFTTLRYLLVPKVPPHERIVIKKSNLEGVYCCMIQYGYADALNLEGDHFVDQVISSLEKHIQKHQSPENLSSDSLEIGETSNLKEARLAGVVHVRGKTRFYIGLNCGWFDKFVLTFYEVMHNNCRSGLPTLGIPPQQRIEVGMLYEA; encoded by the exons ATGGAAATCCATGTCGACCACCCTTCGTTAAACGAAGTCGTCGTGAACGTCAGCGGAGACTCTGCTTCCGACGCTCGCCGCCTTCACCCAACCAACCATGCATTTTCCCCTCAGCAGCAGCGACAACAACAGCAACAAAAG GAAGGGAACCAAAGAAGGGACAGTTTGGTTCTTGCTTACAAGACTCTTGGCGTGGTGTTTGGAGGACTTGTGACGTCACCCCTCTACGTGTACCCTTCAATGCCACTCAAGCATCCGACGGAAGATGACTATTTGGGCATTTACAGCATTATGTTTTGGACTCTTACTCTCATAGGGGTTGTCAAGTACGCCAATGTAGCCATTAGAGCTGATGACCATGGTGAAG GTGGGACTTTTGCCTTGTATTCATTGCTTTGCAGGCATGTCGGTATTGGGATCCTGCCCTCCAAGCATGTGGGTTTGAACACAACTAAGGACGTTCAGAAGAGTACTTTGCTTGCCAGGTTCTTCCAAACAAGCTTAGTTGCTCGGAGGCTCTTGCTCTTCGTTGCTATGTTGGGTACTTGCATGCTTATTGGTGACGGTATACTTACACCAGCAATTTCAG TATTGTCAGCTATGGATGGACTTAGAGCACCTTTTCCTTCAGTTAGCAAAT CGCTAGTGGAAGCACTCTCTTCAGTAGTTCTGATCGTTCTGTTCTTATTGCAAAAATTTGGAACATCCCGTGTTAGTTTCCTCTTTTCCCCAATAATGGGCGCATGGACACTGAGTACCCCACTTGTAGGAATTTACAGCATCATACACCACTATCCTAGCATATTTAAGGCTTTATCTCCGCACTATATATTCCATTTCTTTTTGAGAAATGGAAAATCTGGATGGCTTTTACTTGGTGGTACTGTCCTTTGCATTACAG GTTCTGAGGCAATGTTTGCTGATCTTGGTCATTTTAATCAGAAGTCCATTCAG CTAGCTTTTCTATTTACAATCTACCCTTCATTAGTTCTCACCTATGCGGGACAGACAGCTTACCTGATCAAGCATCCCAATGATCATGATGATGgcttttacaaatttataccaACTTCAGTATACTGGCCTATCTTTATCATTTCCACTTCTGCTGCAGTTGTTGCTAGCCAATCATTAATATCAGCCACCTTTTCTGTAATCAAGCAATCAGTAGTGCTGGATTATTTTCCTCGAGTAAAGGTTGTCCACACATCTAAAAATAAAGAAGGAGAGGTTTACTCCCCTGAAGTGAACTACATCCTGATGGTCCTTTGCGTAGCTGTGATACTTATTTTTGGAGATGGAAAAGATATAGGAAATGCTTTTG GTGTTGTTGTGAGCCTAGTTATGCTTATCACCACTATACTGCTCACACTAGTCATGATCATGATATGGAGGACTCCTGCTGTGCTGGTTGCCCTGTACTTCGTTGTATTTTTTGTGATGGAAGGGGTCTATGTCAGTGCAGTTTTCACCAAATTTGCAGAAGGTGGATGGATTCCTTTTGCCATATCATTTATCCTTGCTTTCATCATGTTTGGTTGGTTTTATGGTAGACAAAGAAAGACTGATTACGAATTAACCCACAAGATAACCTTTGAGAGACTTGAAGAGCTTTTAGCTGACAGCAGTGTTAAAAGGGTTCCTGGGCTATGCTTCTTTTATACCAACATTCAAGAAGGGTTGACTCCTATTTTGGGACACTACATAAAGAACATGAAATCTCTTCATAAGGTCACAGTATTCACTACTCTTAGATATTTGTTAGTACCCAAGGTTCCTCCACATGAGAGGATTGTGATCAAGAAATCAAATCTCGAAGGGGTATATTGCTGTATGATTCAGTATGGCTATGCAGATGCTCTAAATTTAGAAGGAGATCATTTTGTTGATCAAGTCATTAGTAGTTTGGAAAAACATATACAGAAGCATCAATCTCCCGAGAATCTTTCATCTGATTCTCTAGAGATTGGAGAGACTTCGAACTTAAAAGAAGCAAGGCTTGCTGGGGTAGTTCATGTTCGTGGAAAAACCAGATTTTACATTGGCCTGAACTGTGGCTGGTTTGATAAATTTGTGCTTACTTTTTATGAAGTCATGCACAATAACTGTAGATCTGGCTTGCCTACTCTTGGGATTCCACCGCAGCAACGGATTGAAGTTGGAATGCTATACGAAGCTTGA
- the LOC137811653 gene encoding probable potassium transporter 17 isoform X1 produces MEIHVDHPSLNEVVVNVSGDSASDARRLHPTNHAFSPQQQRQQQQQKVQEGNQRRDSLVLAYKTLGVVFGGLVTSPLYVYPSMPLKHPTEDDYLGIYSIMFWTLTLIGVVKYANVAIRADDHGEGGTFALYSLLCRHVGIGILPSKHVGLNTTKDVQKSTLLARFFQTSLVARRLLLFVAMLGTCMLIGDGILTPAISVLSAMDGLRAPFPSVSKSLVEALSSVVLIVLFLLQKFGTSRVSFLFSPIMGAWTLSTPLVGIYSIIHHYPSIFKALSPHYIFHFFLRNGKSGWLLLGGTVLCITGSEAMFADLGHFNQKSIQLAFLFTIYPSLVLTYAGQTAYLIKHPNDHDDGFYKFIPTSVYWPIFIISTSAAVVASQSLISATFSVIKQSVVLDYFPRVKVVHTSKNKEGEVYSPEVNYILMVLCVAVILIFGDGKDIGNAFGVVVSLVMLITTILLTLVMIMIWRTPAVLVALYFVVFFVMEGVYVSAVFTKFAEGGWIPFAISFILAFIMFGWFYGRQRKTDYELTHKITFERLEELLADSSVKRVPGLCFFYTNIQEGLTPILGHYIKNMKSLHKVTVFTTLRYLLVPKVPPHERIVIKKSNLEGVYCCMIQYGYADALNLEGDHFVDQVISSLEKHIQKHQSPENLSSDSLEIGETSNLKEARLAGVVHVRGKTRFYIGLNCGWFDKFVLTFYEVMHNNCRSGLPTLGIPPQQRIEVGMLYEA; encoded by the exons ATGGAAATCCATGTCGACCACCCTTCGTTAAACGAAGTCGTCGTGAACGTCAGCGGAGACTCTGCTTCCGACGCTCGCCGCCTTCACCCAACCAACCATGCATTTTCCCCTCAGCAGCAGCGACAACAACAGCAACAAAAG GTGCAGGAAGGGAACCAAAGAAGGGACAGTTTGGTTCTTGCTTACAAGACTCTTGGCGTGGTGTTTGGAGGACTTGTGACGTCACCCCTCTACGTGTACCCTTCAATGCCACTCAAGCATCCGACGGAAGATGACTATTTGGGCATTTACAGCATTATGTTTTGGACTCTTACTCTCATAGGGGTTGTCAAGTACGCCAATGTAGCCATTAGAGCTGATGACCATGGTGAAG GTGGGACTTTTGCCTTGTATTCATTGCTTTGCAGGCATGTCGGTATTGGGATCCTGCCCTCCAAGCATGTGGGTTTGAACACAACTAAGGACGTTCAGAAGAGTACTTTGCTTGCCAGGTTCTTCCAAACAAGCTTAGTTGCTCGGAGGCTCTTGCTCTTCGTTGCTATGTTGGGTACTTGCATGCTTATTGGTGACGGTATACTTACACCAGCAATTTCAG TATTGTCAGCTATGGATGGACTTAGAGCACCTTTTCCTTCAGTTAGCAAAT CGCTAGTGGAAGCACTCTCTTCAGTAGTTCTGATCGTTCTGTTCTTATTGCAAAAATTTGGAACATCCCGTGTTAGTTTCCTCTTTTCCCCAATAATGGGCGCATGGACACTGAGTACCCCACTTGTAGGAATTTACAGCATCATACACCACTATCCTAGCATATTTAAGGCTTTATCTCCGCACTATATATTCCATTTCTTTTTGAGAAATGGAAAATCTGGATGGCTTTTACTTGGTGGTACTGTCCTTTGCATTACAG GTTCTGAGGCAATGTTTGCTGATCTTGGTCATTTTAATCAGAAGTCCATTCAG CTAGCTTTTCTATTTACAATCTACCCTTCATTAGTTCTCACCTATGCGGGACAGACAGCTTACCTGATCAAGCATCCCAATGATCATGATGATGgcttttacaaatttataccaACTTCAGTATACTGGCCTATCTTTATCATTTCCACTTCTGCTGCAGTTGTTGCTAGCCAATCATTAATATCAGCCACCTTTTCTGTAATCAAGCAATCAGTAGTGCTGGATTATTTTCCTCGAGTAAAGGTTGTCCACACATCTAAAAATAAAGAAGGAGAGGTTTACTCCCCTGAAGTGAACTACATCCTGATGGTCCTTTGCGTAGCTGTGATACTTATTTTTGGAGATGGAAAAGATATAGGAAATGCTTTTG GTGTTGTTGTGAGCCTAGTTATGCTTATCACCACTATACTGCTCACACTAGTCATGATCATGATATGGAGGACTCCTGCTGTGCTGGTTGCCCTGTACTTCGTTGTATTTTTTGTGATGGAAGGGGTCTATGTCAGTGCAGTTTTCACCAAATTTGCAGAAGGTGGATGGATTCCTTTTGCCATATCATTTATCCTTGCTTTCATCATGTTTGGTTGGTTTTATGGTAGACAAAGAAAGACTGATTACGAATTAACCCACAAGATAACCTTTGAGAGACTTGAAGAGCTTTTAGCTGACAGCAGTGTTAAAAGGGTTCCTGGGCTATGCTTCTTTTATACCAACATTCAAGAAGGGTTGACTCCTATTTTGGGACACTACATAAAGAACATGAAATCTCTTCATAAGGTCACAGTATTCACTACTCTTAGATATTTGTTAGTACCCAAGGTTCCTCCACATGAGAGGATTGTGATCAAGAAATCAAATCTCGAAGGGGTATATTGCTGTATGATTCAGTATGGCTATGCAGATGCTCTAAATTTAGAAGGAGATCATTTTGTTGATCAAGTCATTAGTAGTTTGGAAAAACATATACAGAAGCATCAATCTCCCGAGAATCTTTCATCTGATTCTCTAGAGATTGGAGAGACTTCGAACTTAAAAGAAGCAAGGCTTGCTGGGGTAGTTCATGTTCGTGGAAAAACCAGATTTTACATTGGCCTGAACTGTGGCTGGTTTGATAAATTTGTGCTTACTTTTTATGAAGTCATGCACAATAACTGTAGATCTGGCTTGCCTACTCTTGGGATTCCACCGCAGCAACGGATTGAAGTTGGAATGCTATACGAAGCTTGA